A region from the Bactrocera dorsalis isolate Fly_Bdor chromosome 1, ASM2337382v1, whole genome shotgun sequence genome encodes:
- the LOC105222165 gene encoding E3 ubiquitin-protein ligase lubel isoform X4: MATHSNANTFSTKLNRNVLTMPKWVTETHDRIGPKPPPPPSPTTSDNTLKVPVLPPKTKNLPEPDYEVIEFSGQQYSNEVLKAGSRSKTPSTPDAKLKCTLCGSHNPWVTCEECAQQIFCASCDDMFHKHPKRRTHVRKAIDQSRPPLPPKILPGQNGPTPPVAPPRRKARGFTPLLPRKEQVNTNTLPIPPSPTPSLRSTSWQDRVNSLKSGLNLMNRPLPDTPKTPTSEHTSSRSVTPKSVFDSIQRPPSVTLEKIKSKASATLDRMTLLQQRYRQHKEESLKGNTDHSGSVTDQNLSFDQWSTISPSPSHFRSGSMSSGINSSHFDLTDDTHFHNMFNQRQMHTSAAQQQRANGQLGTRGMSTSVFNLNHINRRAPEPQHAWMNNPMQQAQSMAHLNCATCANPQSNAWHAHQQRMPMNMPNTEWGNQFNSQQQLNRSNLSLNVGAGYMLPHHHGAGGMMAPPPVFMNQTGMMAGMYPYPYNAGMPVMNPGLMGMPPPTRSRATSRAGSRAVSPAMSRKSMPVRRKQRTTSYVEDELTDDEDSDQDDRRSIVSNRSGMTNTLRARQRRISSASQLLDDESETNPRQTRGKLRDTRDRRGSIAKSVQSDWLPGRRTTVNHNNTGNRQNEPGFINTLKPTRIYSDLDSESSGTRALVQAKIQEKLDKGTKRSSSKEKIAEAARQKPIKVSTEVQAGGSRTITKTNADTETKTVASEKSKPIKNQTNNAEETEEEDEEEEESGSEETESEQEEVAAVEPDTVEGKRIEEDNAPQVAPTDEANEDDLGPPPSTPDHEWECEFCTYVNEPNVKICLICCKTPSSVPRKTSTTTAPAEIPIVEERPIMVKDKPSVSPERPTAHKEKRSSSTERTKDKPKDNVKEKEKTKDKVHSTTNRTTASTSTVTTAPKRKTGVTQSIISNLTNGISKLKINSSENESDNSMLAKKKETVEDVWAALDDNIQTTANEVMRKAEKSKQSNKVSTSCGTSPIREVTKTKEVSKLQRNVKETGTSPPPQSISTQTYDTVPLRQREPSTETMATGSSSLFYNENTQSHREVPSPLSVFSPDTPHYEPRHKEPETELYILLKEAELYKFTPEELHAALKYCGPSVHPVKWLRDNWHKLIQTVQSLSTKYGQERVENIIGTVSQGEARDALRQHGGNIWQAVSECIEQRQRKYREISSKGNYSREDIVTALTIHQGNADLALLDLGRTQLKPFLMRIRGSPAGVENESGANFFGGNAVEHTIQPEIHEFLSANASECYQTPNATGAAFITDHPTLSHASSTNELRNTMYDSIYRHSPYSKEASSSRFHLDDPAFNNQNMLKDLETLIGNIEQNQAKQSEPMLKTMESMLANSLGKSEMDIENDPEMMRILMKSPITTLHAKRMTSDSNSRSQSQLDVKNFVWQHIQEIVPNLVQQVELELMEEDAMEVNAVKETPLEQKVTPPEPPPIDAEEFILEEVIGPNIKEASIRELVPPEFIYAAEIATFRMEFDRALDKDHEDEYEFDSFEDAERSTYKMYHAPEETKVTLDIERVPEIENVPEQTAEENIVANETLPQEVQEVRTDNVTTATNQQQTMVNETQVAAQAELVEDSEATVLESKVISPSTEEIEETVHEMFELPNGSVAVTNEETSTALTVNENSEVPIAISNITPIKTQTTNISEIQNTLIEEAASVSIEASVATSLESPVPQKIELPAVRNSAETTKQRRNEKMQKRQRKSQLQKNANSSETKATPAGRGNASMDRKKITEPGTQNEVIMNESLSNNNGAKSHHRTPESAEDQQADTNNPLTAENNTTNQQVLDTKERQPKVSRIPVRRSASRLSDDDFETTTSEEEPEPLEIRQRKISVPVFRAYPSVQEPEVVPPEVLVQKFIDEKLVANIAEAQIAATLVNMRFQQDVSLWAAKECSDLDQAISMLQQECELCMGTYPMNQIVSMLKCTHKCCKQCAKTYFTVQITDRSINDCTCPFCKLPELHGHNEHEDENLEYFSNLDIFLKSILDEEVHELFQRKLRDRTLLQDPNFKWCIQCSSGFFARPKQKRLICPDCGSVTCAQCRKTWEKQHEGISCEQFKEWKEANDPEVQAQGVQEHLSQNGIDCPKCKFRYSLARGGCMHFTCTQCKYEFCYGCGKPFMMGAKCTISSYCAKLGLHAHHPRNCLFYLRDKLPIQLQMLLKQNNIQYDEEPVELPGNHVEDASTSTPKVPRCPIPLQKETPTGLVDTVCSGEVPDKHAGMCRTHYVEYLTAKVAKARIDPLPIFDLTDCVQELRRRDIRLPERGPWDTDEIYKGMCSEVIKKNIPLETT, encoded by the exons ATGGCGACGCATTCGAACGCGAACACTTTTTCAACCAAACTAAATCGTAATGTCTTGACTATGCCAAAATGGGTG ACGGAAACCCACGATCGCATCGGTCCGAaaccaccaccgccaccatcACCCACAACGTCGGATAACACCCTTAAAGTGCCAGTATTGCcaccgaaaacaaaaaatctacCCGAGCCCGATTACGAAGTCATCGAGTTCTCTGGCCAGCAATATTCGAATGAAGTGCTCAAAGCCGGCAGTCGTTCGAAAACTCCAAGCACACCAG ATGCAAAACTGAAATGCACGCTCTGCGGTTCGCATAATCCCTGGGTCACATGTGAGGAGTGCGCTCAGCAGATCTTTTGCGCCTCTTGTGACGATATGTTTCATAAGCATCCCAAGAGGCGTACGCATGTGCGAAAG GCCATTGACCAAAGCCGTCCACCATTGCCGCCGAAAATTTTACCCGGACAAAATGGACCGACACCACCGGTGGCACCACCAAGACGCAAGGCACGCGGATTTACACCACTACTGCCGCGCAAGGAACAG GTCAACACGAATACGCTGCCAATACCGCCCTCGCCGACACCTTCATTGCGGAGCACCTCCTGGCAGGATCGCGTAAATTCACTCAAAAGCGGATTGAATCTGATGAATCGCCCCTTACCCGATACACCGAAGACGCCGACCAGCGAGCACACATCGTCACGTTCGGTCACACCCAAGTCGGTCTTCGATAGCATACAGCGTCCACCGTCCGTCACATTGGAGAAGATCAAGAGTAAGGCAAGCGCCACATTGGATCGTATGACATTGCTGCAGCAACGCTATCGTCAACACAAAGAGGAAAGCCTGAAGGGCAACACGGATCATAGCGGTTCAGTTACAGATCAG AACCTCTCATTCGATCAATGGTCAACCATCTCACCGTCGCCATCACATTTTCGCTCAGGCAGCATGTCGTCCGGGATCAATTCATCTCATTTTGACCTCACGGATGATACACATTTTCACAATATGTTTAATCAACGGCAGATGCATACGTCcgcggcacaacaacaacgcgccaaTGGTCAATTGGGCACACGTGGCATGAGCACGTCCGTCTTCAATTTGAATCACATAAATCGGCGCGCGCCAGAGCCACAGCATGCGTGGATGAATAATCCGATGCAGCAG GCCCAGTCCATGGCTCATCTGAACTGCGCAACCTGTGCCAACCCACAATCCAATGCCTGGCATGCCCATCAGCAACGCATGCCAATGAATATGCCGAACACGGAATGGGGTAATCAATTCAACTCACAGCAACAGTTGAATCGCTCGAATTTATCGCTCAACGTTGGCGCCGGCTATATGCTGCCACATCACCATGGCGCTGGTGGCATGATGGCACCACCACCGGTCTTTATGAACCAAACGGGCATGATGGCGGGCATGTATCCATATCCCTACAATGCGGGTATGCCTGTTATGAATCCAG GACTCATGGGCATGCCACCGCCCACGCGTTCACGCGCCACCTCACGAGCCGGATCACGTGCCGTTTCGCCGGCAATGAGTCGCAAATCCATGCCAGTGCGCCGAAAGCAACGTACCACCAGTTATGTTGAGGATGAACTCACCGATGATGAAGACTCCGATCAAGACGATCGACGTTCGATTGTTTCTAATCGTTCCGGCATGACTAACACGCTACGCGCACGTCAACGACGCATATCGAGTGCTTCTCAGCTGCTGGACGATGAAAGCGAAACGAATCCACGACAAACACGTGGAAAGCTGCGTGATACACGTGATCGACGCGGTTCCATTGCTAAGTCAGTGCAAAGTGATTGGTTGCCTGGACGACGGACGACAGTGAATCATAATAACACTGGCAATCGACAAAATGAACCGGGTTTTATCAACACACTCAAACCCACGCGCATTTATTCTGACTTGGACTCGGAGTCATCGGGCACACGTGCATTGGTGCAAGctaaaatacaagaaaaacttGATAAGGGTACAAAGCGTAGCAGTTCCAAAGAGAAAATAGCGGAGGCTGCGCGTCAAAAACCCATTAAAGTTTCTACAGAAGTGCAAGCAGGCGGTAGTCGAACGATAACTAAAACGAACGCTGACACTGAAACGAAAACTGTGGCATCCGAAAAATCGAAGCCCATAAAAAACCAAACGAACAATGCCGAAGAGACTGAGgaggaagatgaagaagaagaggagAGCGGTAGTGAAGAGACTGAAAGTGAACAGGAAGAAGTGGCCGCGGTAGAGCCAGATACTGTTGAAGGCAAACGCATAGAGGAAGATAATGCGCCTCAAGTAGCACCCACCGATGAAGCTAACGAAGATGACTTGGGTCCACCACCCTCAACACCAGATCATGAATGGGAGTGTGAGTTCTGCACGTATGTTAACGAACCGAACGTGAAGATCTGTTTGATTTGTTGCAAGACACCCAGCAGTGTGCCACGCAAGACCTCTACGACAACGGCGCCCGCAGAAATCCCCATAGTCGAGGAACGACCAATAATGGTTAAAGATAAACCATCCGTCAGTCCAGAAAGACCTACCGCACACAAAGAGAAACGATCCAGCAGCACAGAACGAACGAAAGACAAACCGAAAGACAACGttaaagagaaagagaaaacaaaagACAAAGTACACAGTACAACCAACAGAACCACCGCATCTACAAGCACGGTAACAACTGCACCGAAACGCAAAACTGGCGTCACACAGAGCATCATAAGTAATCTGACGAACGGCATATCGAAGCTCAAGATCAACTCATCCGAGAATGAATCGGATAACTCAATGCTAGCAAAGAAGAAAG AAACCGTTGAAGATGTGTGGGCCGCTTTAGATGATAACATACAGACCACAGCTAATGAGGTAATGCGTAAAGCGGAAAAGTCCAAACAGAGCAACAAGGTCTCAACTAGTTGCGGCACTTCACCTATAAGGGAAGTGACGAAAACTAAGGAAGTCTCAAAGTTGCAACGAAATGTGAAGGAAACCGGCACTTCACCGCCACCGCAAAGTATTTCGACTCAA ACCTACGATACGGTACCTTTACGGCAACGCGAACCAAGTACAGAAACTATGGCCACTGGAAGTAGCAGTCTGTTTTACAACGAAAATACGCAG TCACATCGTGAAGTACCCTCACCACTAAGTGTTTTCTCACCAGACACGCCGCACTACGAACCTAGACACAAAGAGCCCGAAACTGAGCTCTATATACTATTGAAG GAAGCCGAGCTTTATAAATTCACACCCGAAGAACTACATGCGGCGCTCAAGTACTGCGGTCCTTCGGTACATCCGGTAAAATGGTTACGTGATAACTGGCACAAGCTCATACAAACCGTACAGAGTTTGTCGACAAAATATGGACAGGAACGTGTAGAGAATATTATTGGCACTGTGTCACAGGGTGAGGCAAGAGATGCACTGCGGCAACATGGTGGCAATATATGGCAAGCAGTATCGGAATGTATTGAACAGCGACAGCGAAAGTACCGCGAAATCTCAAGTAAGGGCAATTACTCGCGTGAAGACATCGTAACTGCGCTGACGATACATCAAGGTAATGCGGATCTGGCGTTACTGGACTTGGGACGTACGCAGTTGAAGCCATTTTTAATGCGCATACGTGGCTCACCGGCTGGTGTAGAGAATGAGAGTGGCGCAAATTTTTTTGGCGGCAACGCAGTGGAGCATACAATTCAACCAG AAATTCATGAATTCCTCAGCGCAAACGCTTCGGAATGCTATCAAACACCAAATGCGACTGGTGCCGCTTTCATAACCGATCATCCCACGCTGTCACACGCATCATCTACTAACGAATTACGTAATACCATGTACGATAGCATTTACCGTCATAGCCCTTATAGTAAAGAGGCATCATCAAGTCGATTTCATCTAGACGATCCCGCATTTAATAATCAAAACATGTTAAAAGATCTCGAGACCCTTATCGGTAATATCGAACAAAATCAGGCGAAACAGAGCGAACCGATGCTCAAAACTATGGAGTCGATGTTAGCCAATAGTTTAGGAAAAAGTGAAATGGATATTGAAAATGATCCCGAAATGATGCGCATACTAATGAAAAGTCCCATCACTACCTTACATGCCAAGCGTATGACTTCGGATTCAAATAGTAGAAGTCAAAGTCAATTGGATGTGAAAAACTTTGTTTGGCAGCATATACAAGAAATAGTACCGAACTTGGTGCAACAAGTGGAGTTAGAACTCATGGAAGAAGATGCAATGGAAGTCAATGCAGTTAAAGAAACTCCATTGGAGCAAAAGGTAACACCACCAGAGCCACCACCAATCGATGCTGAAGAGTTCATATTGGAGGAAGTCATTGGACCAAATATTAAAGAAGCATCAATCCGGGAGTTGGTGCCACCCGAGTTCATATATGCGGCAGAAATTGCCACTTTCCGCATGGAATTCGATCGCGCATTGGATAAGGACCATGAGGATGAGTACGAATTCGATAGCTTTGAAGATGCTGAAAGGAGTACATATAAAATGTATCACGCTCCTGAGGAAACGAAAGTAACTCTTGATATTGAGAGAGTTCCAGAGATAGAAAACGTACCCGAGCAAACCGCAGAGGAGAATATAGTCGCAAATGAAACTCTTCCTCAAGAAGTACAAGAAGTAAGAACAGATAACGTAACTACAGCAACAAATCAGCAACAAACAATGGTAAATGAGACGCAAGTAGCAGCACAAGCTGAACTCGTGGAGGACAGTGAAGCAACAGTACTTGAAAGTAAAGTTATTTCACCCAGCACCGAAGAAATTGAGGAAACAGTTCATGAAATGTTTGAGTTACCAAATGGATCCGTAGCCGTAACCAATGAAGAAACATCTACGGCACTAACGGTTAATGAAAACTCGGAGGTACCAATAGCAATTTCAAATATTACTCCGATCAAAACGCAGACTACAAACATATCAGAAATACAAAACACGCTTATAGAAGAAGCCGCCAGTGTCAGCATCGAAGCTTCTGTAGCTACTTCTTTAGAGTCACCTGTGCCCCAGAAAATCGAATTACCAGCTGTTAGAAACTCCGCTGAAACCACAAAACAGAGAAGAAATGAAAAGATGCAGAAACGTCAGAGAAAGAGTCAGTTGCAAAAGAATGCGAATAGCTCCGAAACAAAAGCAACGCCGGCTGGTCGAGGAAATGCTAGTATGGACCGAAAGAAAATAACTGAGCCAGGAACTCAAAACGAGGTCATAATGAATGAGAGCTTAAGCAATAACAACGGAGCTAAGTCTCACCATCGAACTCCAGAATCGGCTGAGGATCAACAGGCAGATACGAACAATCCACTTACCGCAGAAAACAATACAACAAACCAACAAGTTTTAGATACCAAAGAACGTCAACCGAAAGTGTCGAGAATTCCTGTACGTCGTAGTGCAAGTCGACTATCTG ATGATGACTTTGAGACGACGACGAGTGAGGAAGAACCGGAACCGCTAGAGATACGTCAACGTAAGATAAGTGTGCCAGTTTTTCGCGCATACCCCAGCGTACAGGAGCCGGAAGTTGTGCCACCAGAg GTGCTCGTTCAAAAATTCATCGACGAAAAACTAGTCGCAAATATTGCTGAAGCGCAAATAGCTGCAACACTGGTCAATATGCGGTTCCAACAGGATGTTTCGCTGTGGGCGGCCAAAGAATGTAGTGACCTCGATCAAGCCATCTCTATGCTACAGCAAGAGTGTGAACTCTGCATGGGCACATATCCCATGAACCAAATTGTCTCGATGCTCAAATGTACGCACAAATGTTGCAAACAATGTGCCAAAACATATTTCACAGTGCAG ATTACTGATCGCAGCATCAACGACTGCACTTGTCCGTTCTGCAAGCTACCCGAATTACACGGACATAACGAGCATGAGGACGAGAATTTAGAATATTTCTCGAATTTGGATATCTTTCTGAAGAGCATTTTGGACGAAGAAGTGCATGAGTTATTCCAGCGTAAGCTAAGAGATCGCACACTGTTGCAAGATCCGAATTTCAAGTGGTGCATACAGTGCTCATCCGGTTTCTTCGCGCGGCCCAAACAGAAGCGACTCATATGTCCAGACTGTGGTTCCGTGACATGTGCGCAGTGTAGAAAGACG TGGGAAAAGCAACACGAAGGTATTTCGTGTGAACAATTCAAGGAATGGAAGGAAGCCAACGATCCGGAAGTGCAGGCACAGGGAGTGCAAGAGCATTTGTCGCAAAATGGCATTGATTGTCCTAAATGTAAATTCAGATACTCGCTGGCCAG AGGTGGCTGCATGCATTTCACTTGCACCCAATGCaaatatgaattttgctatGGTTGTGGCAAACCATTTATGATGGGCGCCAAATGCACCATCTCATCGTATTGCGCCAAATTGGGTCTGCATGCACATCATCCGCGGAATTGTCTTTTCTATTTACGTGACAAGTTGCCCATACAATTACAAATGTtacttaaacaaaataacaTACAATACGATGAAGAACCTGTAGAGTTGCCTGGCAACCACGTGGAAGATGCCTCAACGTCCACACCGAAAGTGCCACGTTGTCCGATTCCTTTGCAAAAGGAGACACCCACCGGTCTGGTAGATACTGTATGCAGTGGAGAGGTGCCAGATAAACATGCTGGCATGTGTCG CACCCATTACGTCGAGTACTTGACCGCAAAAGTGGCTAAAGCGCGCATTGATCCACTGCCCATATTCGATCTAACCGATTGTGTGCAAGAGTTACGACgacgagatatacgactgccGGAACGAGGTCCATGGGATACTGATGAAATCTACAAGGGCATGTGTTCTGAG gttataaagaaaaatattccgCTGGAAACGACATGA